The sequence TTGCTCAAAGGGTATTTCGGGTTTCCAGCCCGTGGCATTTTGGAATTTCGACACATCGCCGAGAAGTATTTGCACATCCGAGGGGCGCATCCGGGCCGGATCCTCTTTGACGGCGATCTCGATGTTCGCCCTGGCAATCAGCATGTC comes from Nitrospinaceae bacterium and encodes:
- a CDS encoding GDP-mannose 4,6 dehydratase; this encodes DMLIARANIEIAVKEDPARMRPSDVQILLGDVSKFQNATGWKPEIPFEQTLQDILDYWRERL